From a single Rhodococcus qingshengii JCM 15477 genomic region:
- the murC gene encoding UDP-N-acetylmuramate--L-alanine ligase produces the protein MTALPAHLERVHMVGIGGAGMSGIARILLSRGGLVSGSDAKESRGVLALRARGAQVRIGHDADALDLLPGGPTVVVTTHAAIPKDNPELVEAARRGIPVILRPAVLASLMQGNRTFLVSGTHGKTSTTSMLVVALQHCGFDPSFAVGGELNEAGTNAHHGSGDVFVAEADESDGSLLQYDPNVIVVTNIEADHLDYFGSVEAYVKVFDDFVDKLRPGGLLIACLDDPGSADLAKRIVASGRSDIRVLGYGSADAQEVEAGTAFEPVDGVEVGVRLLGFHAHDVGGVLQFHLAGESAARTVRMAVPGRHMALNALAALLAARDAGAETEEIVEGLAGFGGVHRRFQFTGRERGVRVFDDYAHHPTEVRAVLGAAADLVRPEDDSSSTNSAAGRVIVVFQPHLYSRTAAFAEEFAQALDLADEVVVLDVYGAREEPMPGVSGALVAQSVTKPVHYQPDLSQAPKQVAALAHPGDIVITMGAGDVTMLGKQILDALRSAPHPAPR, from the coding sequence ATGACCGCGCTGCCCGCCCACCTCGAGCGAGTACACATGGTCGGAATCGGCGGTGCCGGTATGTCCGGCATCGCGCGAATTCTGCTTTCCCGCGGGGGCCTCGTCTCGGGTTCGGACGCCAAGGAGAGCCGAGGAGTCCTGGCGCTCCGTGCACGCGGGGCGCAGGTCCGGATCGGCCACGACGCCGATGCTCTCGACCTGCTGCCGGGTGGTCCGACCGTCGTCGTCACGACGCACGCGGCTATCCCGAAGGACAACCCGGAACTCGTCGAGGCCGCTCGCCGCGGAATCCCGGTGATTCTTCGTCCGGCTGTCCTTGCATCACTGATGCAGGGCAATCGCACGTTCCTGGTTTCGGGTACACACGGCAAGACGTCGACGACCTCGATGCTCGTGGTCGCCCTGCAGCACTGTGGATTCGACCCTTCGTTCGCCGTTGGCGGCGAACTCAACGAAGCGGGAACGAATGCCCATCACGGCAGCGGTGACGTCTTTGTCGCGGAGGCGGACGAGAGTGACGGGTCGCTGCTGCAGTACGACCCCAACGTGATCGTCGTGACCAACATCGAGGCCGATCACCTCGACTATTTCGGGAGTGTCGAAGCGTATGTGAAGGTGTTCGACGATTTTGTCGACAAGTTGCGTCCGGGTGGGCTCTTGATTGCTTGCCTCGACGACCCGGGATCGGCGGATCTCGCGAAGCGAATCGTGGCCTCGGGCCGTTCGGACATCCGGGTACTCGGTTACGGATCGGCAGACGCGCAGGAAGTGGAGGCGGGCACCGCCTTCGAGCCTGTCGACGGTGTCGAGGTCGGAGTCCGACTACTGGGCTTCCATGCGCACGACGTCGGGGGAGTCCTGCAGTTCCACCTGGCGGGCGAGAGCGCCGCGCGAACCGTGCGGATGGCAGTGCCGGGTCGTCACATGGCGCTCAACGCACTTGCGGCTCTACTGGCTGCCCGTGACGCCGGCGCCGAGACGGAGGAGATCGTCGAGGGGCTCGCCGGATTCGGTGGCGTACACCGCCGGTTCCAGTTCACCGGCCGCGAGCGTGGTGTCCGGGTGTTCGACGACTACGCCCACCATCCGACCGAAGTTCGTGCGGTTCTCGGCGCGGCGGCGGATCTGGTTCGACCGGAGGACGATTCGTCGTCGACCAATTCGGCAGCCGGACGCGTGATCGTGGTCTTCCAACCTCATCTCTATTCACGCACCGCCGCGTTTGCCGAGGAGTTCGCGCAGGCGCTGGACTTGGCCGACGAGGTTGTCGTTCTCGATGTCTACGGCGCTCGCGAAGAGCCGATGCCGGGCGTCAGTGGTGCGCTGGTCGCTCAGTCGGTCACGAAACCTGTTCACTATCAACCGGATCTGTCACAGGCGCCGAAGCAGGTGGCGGCGTTGGCTCACCCCGGCGACATCGTCATCACGATGGGTGCCGGTGACGTGACCATGCTCGGCAAACAGATCCTCGATGCTTTGCGTTCGGCGCCGCATCCCGCGCCGCGATGA
- the murG gene encoding undecaprenyldiphospho-muramoylpentapeptide beta-N-acetylglucosaminyltransferase, whose translation MSGNKSALSVVVAGGGTAGHIEPALAVADAVKAAAPDTRITALGTARGLETTLVPARGYTLELIPPVPLPRKPTMDLVKLPTRILASVRKTREVLDSVDADVIVGFGGYVALPAYLAARGGVLRRRRKIPIVIHEANASAGIANKIGARLATRVLAAVPGSGVKNRGDQDAEIVGIPVRASIANFDRAGLRSQAREYFGLPQDGPVLLVFGGSQGAKSLNDAVSGAAEELAKAGISVLHAHGPKNSLEVTQYSETAPYVAVPYLSRMDLAYAAADATICRSGAMTVAEVSAVGLPAVYVPLPHGNGEQELNAKPVVAAGGAIIVSDNELTPTFVAGTVVPMLSDSARLDKMSSGAANVGHRTAATEIARIVLDIAAKENAVQENARGNR comes from the coding sequence GTGAGCGGCAACAAATCGGCTCTGTCGGTAGTGGTGGCAGGGGGAGGCACGGCTGGTCACATCGAACCCGCACTTGCTGTCGCGGACGCGGTCAAGGCCGCTGCGCCCGACACCAGAATCACTGCGCTCGGGACGGCGCGTGGTCTCGAAACCACCTTGGTGCCGGCTCGCGGGTACACGCTCGAGCTCATTCCCCCGGTTCCGCTTCCTCGTAAGCCCACGATGGATCTCGTCAAACTGCCGACACGCATCCTCGCCTCGGTGCGCAAGACCCGCGAGGTACTCGATTCCGTCGACGCCGACGTGATCGTCGGTTTCGGTGGTTACGTCGCGCTTCCGGCGTATCTTGCCGCACGTGGTGGTGTTCTTCGGCGCCGCCGCAAGATTCCGATCGTCATCCACGAGGCGAACGCCAGTGCCGGCATCGCGAACAAGATCGGTGCTCGCCTGGCGACGCGGGTGCTTGCTGCTGTTCCGGGTTCCGGAGTGAAGAACCGCGGCGATCAGGACGCCGAGATCGTTGGCATCCCGGTTCGCGCGTCGATCGCCAATTTCGATCGAGCGGGACTCCGCTCGCAAGCTCGCGAGTACTTCGGACTACCTCAGGACGGTCCCGTTCTGCTCGTCTTCGGCGGATCGCAAGGCGCGAAGTCGCTCAACGACGCGGTGTCCGGAGCAGCGGAAGAACTGGCGAAGGCCGGGATCTCGGTCCTTCACGCACACGGACCCAAGAACTCTCTCGAAGTCACGCAGTACTCGGAGACGGCACCGTATGTGGCTGTTCCTTATCTTTCGCGGATGGATCTCGCGTATGCCGCAGCCGACGCGACTATCTGTCGTTCGGGCGCGATGACGGTCGCCGAGGTCTCGGCGGTCGGGCTTCCGGCCGTCTACGTTCCGTTGCCGCACGGCAATGGTGAGCAGGAACTCAACGCGAAACCCGTTGTCGCAGCGGGCGGTGCGATCATCGTCTCCGACAACGAGCTCACGCCGACGTTCGTCGCCGGTACCGTCGTCCCGATGCTGAGCGACAGCGCGCGCCTCGACAAGATGAGCAGTGGTGCTGCCAACGTCGGGCACCGCACCGCGGCAACCGAGATCGCACGGATCGTGCTCGACATCGCGGCAAAGGAAAACGCCGTCCAGGAAAACGCAAGGGGAAACCGATGA
- the ftsW gene encoding putative lipid II flippase FtsW, which translates to MTKGPKTRIGAWLARPLASFHLVVTIATMLTVLGLVMVLSASSVEQYVSGGSAYSLFTQQLIFAILGAVLFYVALRIPARVLRQYSFPLFVVVLIMLVLVLIPGIGTEAQGARRWFNVGGFSVQPSEIMKVALAIWGAHLLASRRPDDRSVKSILIPLVPAAMLVFALVVAQPNLSTTIALGIIVGALLWFGGLPLKLFGSIAVTGVVVAGVLAMTAGYRSDRVQAFFNKSDDLQGNNYQAKQALYSLADGGFFGRGLGQSVAKWNYLPNAHNDFIFAIIGEELGFVGCAVVIGLFAVFVYTGLRIAARSIDPFWRLLSATATTWIVGQAMINIGYVIGLLPVTGLQLPLVSAGGSSLAITLFMFGVIANAARHEPEAVAALNSGQDGKISKLLRLPKPVLYHPPSGGRPIRRPKPARQIEPARGRDGRRAIETGDRRKRADQGARPSSDSNRGAAAGSRKRTAGGQNGQRRQAPTRRAQDPREVRERGIRR; encoded by the coding sequence ATGACCAAGGGTCCCAAGACCCGAATCGGTGCCTGGTTGGCGCGGCCGTTGGCGTCGTTCCACCTGGTGGTGACGATTGCCACGATGTTGACTGTCTTGGGGCTCGTGATGGTTCTGTCGGCGTCGAGCGTCGAGCAGTACGTGTCCGGTGGCTCGGCGTATTCGTTGTTCACCCAGCAGTTGATCTTCGCGATTCTCGGAGCTGTGCTCTTCTACGTCGCGCTGCGGATCCCGGCGAGAGTGCTCCGGCAGTATTCGTTTCCGCTGTTCGTCGTCGTGCTGATCATGCTGGTACTCGTCCTGATTCCGGGAATCGGCACAGAAGCGCAGGGCGCGCGTCGCTGGTTCAACGTCGGCGGGTTCTCGGTGCAGCCCTCGGAAATCATGAAGGTCGCGTTGGCGATCTGGGGCGCCCATCTGTTGGCTTCGCGGCGGCCGGACGACCGATCCGTGAAGTCGATCCTGATTCCGCTCGTGCCCGCAGCAATGCTGGTCTTCGCGCTGGTCGTCGCGCAACCGAACCTCAGTACGACCATCGCATTGGGAATCATCGTCGGGGCCCTGCTGTGGTTCGGTGGGCTGCCACTGAAGCTCTTCGGCTCGATCGCGGTGACGGGCGTCGTCGTGGCGGGCGTGCTGGCGATGACGGCCGGTTATCGTTCCGATCGAGTTCAAGCCTTCTTCAACAAGAGCGACGACCTGCAGGGCAACAACTATCAGGCCAAGCAGGCTTTGTATTCGCTCGCCGACGGGGGCTTTTTCGGACGCGGACTCGGTCAGAGCGTCGCCAAGTGGAACTACCTACCCAACGCGCACAACGACTTCATCTTCGCGATCATCGGCGAAGAGTTGGGATTTGTCGGCTGCGCAGTGGTGATCGGTTTGTTCGCTGTATTCGTCTACACGGGATTGCGGATCGCAGCCCGCAGCATCGATCCGTTCTGGCGGCTCCTGTCGGCCACTGCAACTACCTGGATCGTCGGCCAGGCAATGATCAACATCGGTTACGTCATCGGACTGCTGCCGGTGACCGGACTCCAGTTGCCCTTGGTCTCCGCCGGCGGTTCGTCCTTGGCGATCACATTGTTCATGTTCGGTGTCATCGCCAATGCAGCGCGCCACGAGCCCGAAGCAGTTGCCGCTCTGAACTCCGGGCAGGACGGCAAGATCTCGAAGTTGCTCAGACTGCCGAAGCCCGTGCTGTACCACCCGCCGTCAGGGGGCCGGCCGATCCGTCGACCGAAGCCCGCACGGCAGATCGAACCGGCACGCGGACGCGACGGCCGGCGCGCGATCGAGACGGGCGATCGACGCAAGCGGGCAGATCAAGGTGCTCGCCCTTCCTCGGATTCCAACCGAGGTGCGGCCGCTGGGTCACGGAAGCGCACCGCGGGAGGGCAGAATGGTCAGCGTCGGCAGGCGCCGACACGTAGGGCACAAGATCCACGAGAAGTTCGAGAGCGAGGAATTCGTAGGTGA
- the murD gene encoding UDP-N-acetylmuramoyl-L-alanine--D-glutamate ligase, with product MTSSADSENDLSWLRGTRVLVAGGRVSGQATIEPLVALGAVVTVADSTLDFAERCAELGAGMVTTTSIEDAPDSITEYGLVVTSPGFRPDAPILAAAAGHGIPIWGDVEFSWRVDHSGHFGTPRKWLVVTGTNGKTTTTSMLASILDAAGVVGRACGNIGLPILDALAETSPRVEYLAVELSSFQLHWAPSVRPDAGVVLNVAEDHLDWHGGMSAYAEAKSRALSGKVAVVGLDDAIASELGTRATADIVTGFRLGEPGEGELGVEAGHLVDNAFGDHVRLAEAASIDPAGPAGVMDALAAAALARALGFEADVVERGLAAHKVGPHRGALVGRVGSVVYIDDSKATNPHAARPSILAHDRVVWVAGGLLKGASVDQLVSEVGPRLSGAVLLGRDAGVIEDALARHAPDVPVVHVMSGDDAVVSENSSNSTLTIRLPSGADADAVMAAVVVEAAELASPGDAVVLAPAAASLDMFASYGHRGDSFAAAVAALPDPFTDSLGQAGNLR from the coding sequence ATGACCAGCTCAGCGGATTCCGAGAACGACCTGTCCTGGCTCCGCGGTACGCGAGTGCTGGTCGCCGGTGGGCGGGTGTCCGGTCAAGCGACCATCGAACCTCTCGTCGCCCTCGGTGCTGTCGTGACGGTTGCCGATTCGACCTTGGACTTCGCGGAGCGCTGCGCGGAGCTCGGCGCGGGCATGGTGACCACCACCTCGATCGAGGATGCTCCGGATTCGATCACCGAGTACGGGCTCGTCGTCACCAGTCCGGGCTTTCGGCCGGATGCACCGATCCTTGCAGCCGCCGCCGGTCACGGGATTCCCATCTGGGGAGACGTCGAGTTCTCCTGGCGCGTCGACCACAGCGGGCACTTCGGCACACCCCGTAAATGGCTCGTCGTGACGGGGACGAACGGAAAGACCACGACGACGTCGATGCTGGCCTCGATTCTCGACGCCGCTGGAGTTGTCGGCCGAGCCTGCGGAAACATCGGGCTGCCGATACTCGACGCACTCGCCGAGACGTCGCCGCGCGTGGAGTACCTCGCTGTCGAACTGTCGTCCTTCCAATTGCACTGGGCGCCTTCGGTGCGTCCGGATGCCGGCGTGGTCCTCAACGTCGCCGAGGATCACCTCGACTGGCACGGCGGAATGAGCGCGTACGCCGAGGCCAAGTCGCGGGCGCTGAGCGGAAAGGTCGCGGTGGTCGGCCTCGATGACGCAATCGCTTCCGAACTGGGAACTCGCGCAACTGCAGACATTGTCACCGGGTTCAGATTGGGTGAACCGGGCGAAGGGGAACTGGGTGTCGAAGCGGGACACCTCGTGGACAACGCATTCGGCGATCACGTCCGCTTGGCCGAAGCAGCGTCGATAGATCCCGCCGGCCCGGCAGGCGTCATGGACGCGCTGGCCGCCGCCGCCTTGGCGCGGGCACTCGGATTCGAGGCAGACGTCGTCGAACGCGGTCTGGCCGCACACAAGGTCGGCCCACACCGAGGGGCGCTGGTCGGCCGTGTCGGGTCCGTTGTGTACATCGACGACTCCAAGGCCACCAATCCGCACGCAGCCAGACCGTCGATACTCGCGCACGATCGCGTCGTCTGGGTTGCAGGCGGTCTGCTCAAGGGAGCCAGCGTCGACCAATTGGTGAGCGAAGTCGGCCCTCGACTCTCCGGCGCTGTCCTTCTCGGGCGTGACGCTGGTGTGATCGAGGACGCGCTCGCGCGACACGCACCCGATGTTCCCGTGGTGCACGTGATGTCGGGGGACGATGCAGTGGTGAGCGAAAACAGCAGCAACTCGACTCTCACCATCCGGCTGCCGTCGGGTGCCGACGCGGATGCCGTCATGGCCGCAGTGGTAGTCGAAGCTGCCGAGTTGGCGTCCCCCGGTGATGCAGTTGTACTCGCCCCGGCCGCGGCGTCCTTGGACATGTTCGCCAGCTACGGACATCGTGGTGACAGCTTCGCCGCCGCCGTAGCCGCATTACCCGATCCGTTCACGGATTCGCTTGGCCAAGCCGGGAACTTGCGATGA
- the mraY gene encoding phospho-N-acetylmuramoyl-pentapeptide-transferase produces MIQILLAAGIALAVSIMLTPILIKAFSKQGFGQEIRTEGPASHQAKRGTPTMGGVAILTGIWAGYLGSHLIGLGMDNAEGPSASGLLVLGLTTALGGVGFLDDFIKIRKQRNLGLNKTAKLVGQFVAAIAFGILALQFRGDDGLTPGSVHLSYVRDIATVSLGSVVFIAFCYLLVSAWSNAVNLTDGLDGLAAGAMSFVLGAYVIITFWQFRYSCETNPGKGCYDVRDPLDLAVLCAAGAGACIGFLWWNAAPAKIFMGDTGSLALGGMLAGLSITTSTELLMVVIGALFVAEAASVVIQVAVFRSSRRRVFRMAPFHHHFELAGWAETTVIIRFWLLAAIASAIGLALFYSEYLAALGG; encoded by the coding sequence GTGATCCAGATTCTTCTCGCCGCAGGCATCGCGCTGGCGGTCTCCATCATGCTCACGCCGATCCTGATCAAGGCGTTCTCGAAACAAGGTTTCGGGCAGGAGATCCGAACCGAAGGTCCAGCCAGTCACCAGGCCAAGCGCGGCACGCCGACAATGGGCGGCGTCGCGATCCTGACCGGAATCTGGGCCGGCTATCTCGGCTCACACCTCATCGGTCTCGGCATGGACAACGCGGAGGGGCCATCGGCGTCCGGCCTACTCGTTCTCGGTCTGACCACCGCGCTCGGTGGAGTCGGTTTCCTCGACGACTTCATCAAGATCCGCAAGCAGCGCAATCTGGGACTGAACAAGACAGCGAAGCTGGTCGGCCAGTTCGTCGCTGCCATTGCCTTCGGAATTTTGGCCCTTCAGTTCCGCGGTGACGACGGGCTGACTCCGGGCAGTGTTCATCTGTCGTACGTCCGCGACATCGCCACCGTCTCACTCGGGTCCGTGGTCTTCATCGCCTTCTGCTACCTACTGGTCAGCGCCTGGTCCAATGCCGTCAACCTGACCGACGGCCTCGACGGATTGGCCGCCGGTGCGATGAGTTTCGTTCTCGGCGCCTACGTCATCATCACGTTCTGGCAGTTCCGCTACTCGTGCGAGACGAATCCCGGTAAGGGTTGCTACGACGTCCGAGACCCGCTCGATCTCGCGGTGCTCTGCGCGGCCGGCGCCGGCGCGTGCATCGGTTTCCTCTGGTGGAATGCCGCACCCGCCAAGATCTTCATGGGCGACACTGGTTCACTTGCCCTCGGCGGCATGCTCGCCGGATTGTCGATCACCACCAGCACGGAACTGTTGATGGTGGTCATCGGTGCACTGTTCGTCGCGGAGGCCGCGTCGGTGGTGATCCAGGTAGCGGTGTTCCGGTCCAGCCGACGGCGGGTCTTCCGAATGGCGCCGTTCCATCACCACTTCGAACTCGCCGGGTGGGCTGAAACCACGGTCATCATCAGATTCTGGTTGCTGGCGGCTATTGCGTCGGCTATCGGATTGGCACTCTTCTACAGCGAATACCTCGCAGCGCTCGGAGGCTGA
- a CDS encoding UDP-N-acetylmuramoyl-tripeptide--D-alanyl-D-alanine ligase — protein sequence MIPMTLSRIAEIVGGTLHDVDDSSTQVTGTVEFDSRKVAPGGLFLALPGARVDGHDHAEAAVAAGAVAVLAARPVGVPAIVVPSVPNDGPSAVMLLEHDTDGSGAAVLHALGLLARAVVDELATNGAPTDGGLTLVGVTGSAGKTSTKDLIAALLRECGEVVAPPGSFNNELGLPWTVLRADERTRFLVLEMSARGVGHVGELTKIAPPKIGVVLNVGTAHLGEFGSREAIAVAKGELVEALPSAADGGVAVLNADDRMVAAMASRTKARIVFVGQSEDCDVRATDVVVDDQARASFTLNCSQGSAHIRLAVHGEHHVSNALAAAAVALENGLAVADIARVLEGTKAASARRMEVTERADGVTVVNDSYNANPDSMRAALKALVSMARSDRHFGRRSWAVLGEMGELGPESVVEHDAIGRLAVRLDVSKLIVVGTGRTSRAMHQGAVMEGSWGDESVVVPDAAAAIAILEAELEPGDLVLVKASKSVELWTVAEAILAATPSDNTGDANTDGENGGDSQ from the coding sequence ATGATCCCGATGACGCTCTCTCGGATCGCCGAGATCGTCGGAGGAACCCTGCACGACGTCGACGATTCGTCGACGCAGGTGACTGGAACCGTCGAATTCGATTCGCGCAAAGTAGCTCCAGGTGGGCTCTTCCTCGCCCTACCCGGAGCGCGTGTCGACGGTCATGATCACGCGGAAGCGGCGGTGGCAGCGGGCGCTGTGGCGGTGCTCGCGGCGCGGCCGGTCGGAGTTCCGGCAATCGTCGTTCCATCGGTGCCGAACGACGGTCCCAGTGCAGTGATGCTGCTCGAACACGACACCGACGGGTCCGGAGCCGCGGTCCTGCATGCCCTCGGCCTTCTGGCCCGAGCCGTCGTCGACGAACTGGCAACTAACGGCGCACCGACCGATGGTGGACTGACGCTGGTCGGTGTCACCGGTTCTGCCGGCAAGACCTCGACCAAGGATCTGATAGCAGCGCTGCTGCGCGAGTGCGGCGAGGTGGTTGCGCCCCCCGGGTCGTTCAACAACGAATTAGGTCTGCCGTGGACAGTGCTCCGCGCCGACGAGAGGACCCGCTTCCTCGTTCTCGAGATGTCGGCCCGTGGGGTCGGTCATGTCGGCGAACTGACGAAGATCGCGCCGCCGAAGATCGGCGTAGTTCTCAATGTGGGCACTGCCCATCTCGGTGAGTTCGGTTCGCGTGAAGCGATCGCGGTCGCCAAAGGTGAACTGGTGGAAGCACTCCCGTCGGCAGCCGACGGTGGAGTTGCGGTCCTCAACGCCGACGACCGCATGGTCGCCGCAATGGCGAGTCGAACCAAGGCCCGGATCGTATTCGTCGGTCAGTCCGAAGACTGCGACGTTCGGGCGACCGACGTGGTTGTCGACGACCAGGCCAGGGCTTCCTTCACACTGAACTGTTCACAGGGTTCTGCACATATTCGCCTGGCCGTTCACGGCGAACACCACGTGAGCAACGCCCTGGCCGCGGCGGCCGTCGCACTCGAGAACGGCCTCGCGGTTGCAGACATCGCGCGTGTCCTCGAGGGCACGAAGGCAGCGTCCGCGAGGCGGATGGAAGTCACCGAGCGCGCCGACGGCGTCACCGTCGTCAACGACAGTTACAACGCCAATCCCGATTCCATGCGCGCCGCCCTCAAAGCGTTGGTGTCCATGGCGCGATCGGATCGGCACTTCGGTCGCCGTAGCTGGGCTGTGCTCGGAGAGATGGGTGAGCTCGGACCGGAATCAGTTGTCGAGCACGACGCGATCGGTCGCCTGGCCGTCAGACTCGATGTCAGCAAGTTGATCGTCGTCGGGACGGGCCGCACCTCGCGTGCGATGCATCAAGGAGCAGTGATGGAGGGGTCGTGGGGTGACGAGTCCGTCGTCGTGCCCGACGCAGCTGCGGCAATCGCCATTCTCGAAGCGGAACTCGAACCGGGCGATCTCGTCCTGGTGAAGGCGTCCAAGTCGGTTGAACTGTGGACGGTCGCCGAAGCGATTCTGGCCGCAACGCCCAGCGACAACACCGGTGACGCGAACACCGATGGCGAGAACGGCGGGGATTCGCAGTGA
- a CDS encoding UDP-N-acetylmuramoyl-L-alanyl-D-glutamate--2,6-diaminopimelate ligase, translated as MPNRLQSSNSDGAPGTRPTQPVATAITALSELSGARLEWVGQPGSQSSEVVVKGVDLRAQGIVTDDLFAALPGARTHGAQFAVDALGRGATAILTDEAGLELIEAADKAPDRSVPVLVHPNPRDVLGEISAEIYGRPSEKMQVVGITGTSGKTTTSYLLEAAIAGAGRKPGLVGTIETRIDGRRVPSALTTPEAPQLHALFAVMAEQGIDTVVMEVSSHALALGRVDGIRFDIGAFTNLSQDHLDFHRDFEEYFQAKARLFDPESTVRAEHAVVCVDDVWGRRMAELAATDESDAVTTVSTSTAEAEWTVGAVEVAEDGSQTFELVGPDGQSWPVSLRLPGRYNVANAALALTVSFAAGLDPDAAVRALGTVDVPGRVQRIDRGQSFLAVVDYAHKPAALEAVIATLRNQVPGRVAVVVGAGGDRDAGKRALMGEAGARGADLLIVTDDNPRTEDPAKIRASVMQGAMDVPESERGEVREVGDRAAAIEQAVRWAQPGDVVLVAGKGHEVGQEIDGVKHPFDDREVLGEMIGRFAINTAHGGKQ; from the coding sequence GTGCCGAATCGTTTGCAATCGTCGAACTCGGACGGCGCTCCCGGGACGCGTCCGACACAACCGGTTGCTACCGCGATCACGGCGCTCTCCGAACTGTCCGGGGCTCGCCTCGAATGGGTGGGGCAACCGGGATCACAGTCCTCGGAGGTCGTCGTCAAGGGCGTCGACCTGCGTGCGCAGGGAATCGTGACCGATGACCTCTTCGCCGCTCTGCCCGGTGCACGGACCCATGGCGCTCAGTTCGCCGTCGACGCTCTGGGGCGCGGTGCGACCGCGATCTTGACCGACGAGGCCGGCCTCGAACTGATCGAGGCCGCGGACAAGGCGCCTGACCGGTCCGTCCCAGTTCTCGTTCATCCGAACCCGCGGGATGTGCTCGGTGAGATCTCCGCGGAAATCTACGGCCGGCCCTCAGAGAAGATGCAGGTCGTCGGCATTACCGGTACATCGGGCAAGACCACGACGTCGTACTTGCTCGAAGCTGCGATTGCCGGAGCCGGCCGCAAGCCCGGCCTGGTCGGGACCATCGAGACTCGAATCGACGGCCGCCGGGTGCCCAGCGCTCTGACCACGCCGGAAGCTCCGCAACTGCATGCTCTGTTCGCCGTGATGGCAGAGCAGGGGATCGATACCGTCGTCATGGAGGTCTCCAGTCACGCTCTCGCTCTCGGACGCGTCGACGGCATCCGCTTCGACATCGGCGCGTTCACCAATCTTTCGCAGGACCACCTGGATTTCCATCGGGACTTCGAGGAGTACTTCCAGGCCAAGGCTCGGTTGTTCGATCCTGAGTCGACGGTGCGAGCCGAGCATGCCGTCGTCTGCGTCGACGACGTGTGGGGTCGACGGATGGCCGAGTTGGCCGCGACCGACGAGAGCGACGCGGTGACCACGGTCTCGACCTCGACGGCCGAGGCCGAGTGGACGGTCGGCGCAGTCGAGGTTGCCGAGGACGGCTCGCAGACCTTCGAGTTGGTCGGGCCGGACGGACAGTCGTGGCCAGTCTCACTTCGTCTCCCCGGGCGATACAACGTGGCCAACGCTGCGCTGGCGTTGACCGTCAGTTTTGCTGCGGGCCTCGACCCGGACGCGGCTGTTCGAGCGCTCGGGACCGTGGACGTCCCGGGGCGAGTTCAGCGGATCGACCGGGGGCAGAGCTTTCTCGCCGTGGTCGACTACGCGCACAAACCGGCAGCGCTCGAAGCTGTGATCGCCACGCTGCGCAACCAGGTTCCCGGTCGCGTTGCCGTGGTGGTCGGCGCAGGCGGGGATCGCGACGCCGGCAAACGGGCACTGATGGGTGAAGCGGGTGCGCGTGGCGCAGACCTGCTGATCGTCACCGACGACAACCCACGCACCGAGGATCCGGCGAAGATTCGCGCTTCGGTGATGCAAGGCGCCATGGACGTGCCCGAATCCGAACGCGGCGAGGTTCGCGAAGTGGGGGACCGGGCCGCCGCGATCGAGCAAGCAGTCCGGTGGGCACAGCCAGGAGATGTCGTCCTGGTGGCAGGCAAAGGCCACGAAGTAGGTCAAGAAATCGACGGGGTCAAACACCCGTTCGACGACCGCGAGGTGTTGGGCGAAATGATCGGCCGATTCGCGATCAACACAGCACATGGAGGCAAGCAATGA